A stretch of DNA from Campylobacter concisus:
TGCGCCGTTTTGCGTAGCAACCTGAGCCTGCGGCTCGCCTTTTGGATTTTTAGTATCATCCATGTTTGTCTCCTTAGTAAAATTTTTATTTGCTCTCACTTCGCCCAGCTCGTCAAGAAACGGCTTATTAGTTAGTGCCGCCGAGTGCAACGTGCACCCCTGCCAAGCTCCGGTTTTTTCGTCTACACCCATAAAGTCGTAAACCGGGCTAAGATATTTATATTCGCCGTTTTTGATAAATTCTTTTGCTTTGGCCGTCCAACTTACGCGCCCGTAAAGCGCGCCGTCTTTTATAAAAAGCTCTTTTATCCAGCCCGCGGCAGGCGCTATCTCCCCGCTTAAAGTTTGGTGCTCGTAGTCGATCACTATGTCTAGGCTGCGTTTGTCGAAATTTAGTTTCATCTTTTCGATATCGGCGGCGTCTATACTAAATGTTCCTCCAGCGTGTCCTTGCCAAATGCCAGTTACAGCCAGGCAAATTTCGCTTAAAACTCCTTCTTTATCGTCCTTTAGCGCGATTAAGTCTTTCGTTATGAGCATAAGAATTCGTCCTTTTCTAAAAGTTGTGTTCGTATCTGCCTGGTGAGCACGTAGACGTAGCCATAGTCGGTAATATCGTTTAGCGACGCCTTAGCGCTTTGGGGCTCTATCCTAAACTCGTTACATAAATTCGAGTTTCTTAGCTTTTTGTCTATTGCCTCGCATAGAGAGTAGGCTTTAAATTTATTGGCTTGTCGGTAGTTTTGATTTTTGTTTGAAGTGCAGGCTAGTATATGGATATTATACGTCACGCTTCGTTCTACTACGTTTTCGTATTTTTCATCCACGAACTCCACGAATACGAAGCTCTCGCCGCCTTTTATCAATAACTCCATCTCTTCTTTGTTATTAAACTCGCCCAAATATGCTCTAATTACCGAGCTTTTTGGTTCGGTCACTTCTTTAATCGTGTTTATAAGTTCTTTTTCAAATTCTTCCAGCATTTACCGCCTTTGGTGTATTTTTGGCGCAATTATGAAATGTTTCGCGCCGAGAATCTATTACAGAACTTTGACAAAGTTTTTTGACAAAAATTTGTGATAGATTTTGGGGCGGGTATGGCGTAATATTGCGGCAAAAGTTTGGAGGATGCCATGACCTTAATAGAAAAAATCAAAGAAAATGAAGGTCTTAAAGATCATAGATACGAGGATAGCCTGGGAAGAGCAACCGTGGGCTACGGCTTTTTGCTTGCCGCGCTTACGGCCGACGAGCTAGCGCTAAACGGCGGCAAATACGAACCCATGAGCAAAGAGACGGCCGATAAAATTTTAGAGCTCAAGCTTGAAAAACTAACCGCCGCAGTATTCGCGACGTTTGATTGGTTAAAGGAAAAACCGCAAAACGTCCAAGAAGTAGTGATAGAAATGGCCTATCAGTTAGGCATTTCAAAGGTGAAAAAATTCGTAACCACGATGCACCATATAAGAACAGGCGAATACGAAGCCGCCTATCAAAGTGGCATGAATTCTCTTTGGGCGAAACAAACTCCAAACAGAGCAAAAAAGGTACTAGGAGGCTTATTGTGAAGCTAACGATAACGCGCTTTAAAAATATAAGTGACGGTACGATAGGAAAGTTTGAACTGTGCGAAGCGGACGAAAAGCCACTACTTTCAGGCTACACCCTTGAACCCGCAGGCGAAGACTGTGTAACACCAGGGCGAGATCTGCGCGTGCCGCAAGGAGTATACGAGGCGGCGTGGGAGTATAGCCCGCGCTTTGGACGGGTTCTAGCGACGCTTTTTAACGAAAAGGTAAGCAAAAACCGCCGTATACTCATTCACGCGGGAAACTACCCCAAAGATACGCTAGGCTGCGTTTTGCTAGGCGCGAAAGCGGACGAAAGAGGGGTTTACGATAGCAAAAAGACGCTTGAAGCCTTTATGGAGCGAGCCAAAAATAAGCCGCTAACCGTAGAAATCATAAACAAGGGTGTTTG
This window harbors:
- a CDS encoding phage protease; protein product: MLITKDLIALKDDKEGVLSEICLAVTGIWQGHAGGTFSIDAADIEKMKLNFDKRSLDIVIDYEHQTLSGEIAPAAGWIKELFIKDGALYGRVSWTAKAKEFIKNGEYKYLSPVYDFMGVDEKTGAWQGCTLHSAALTNKPFLDELGEVRANKNFTKETNMDDTKNPKGEPQAQVATQNGANYETQIVELKNQLDASKQEVATLKEQLAQSAVDTAIIANKLQESQKQWALSYAKADLNGFKEFLKGVIPTQQKTSAPGNDMFANKNQSDVEIDVVKFALGGE
- a CDS encoding glycoside hydrolase family protein, whose translation is MTLIEKIKENEGLKDHRYEDSLGRATVGYGFLLAALTADELALNGGKYEPMSKETADKILELKLEKLTAAVFATFDWLKEKPQNVQEVVIEMAYQLGISKVKKFVTTMHHIRTGEYEAAYQSGMNSLWAKQTPNRAKKVLGGLL
- a CDS encoding DUF5675 family protein → MKLTITRFKNISDGTIGKFELCEADEKPLLSGYTLEPAGEDCVTPGRDLRVPQGVYEAAWEYSPRFGRVLATLFNEKVSKNRRILIHAGNYPKDTLGCVLLGAKADERGVYDSKKTLEAFMERAKNKPLTVEIINKGV